The following are encoded together in the Desulfovibrio sp. genome:
- the cdaA gene encoding diadenylate cyclase CdaA, with protein sequence MDNIPIEWRDLLDIGVVSVLLYQLIQLVRGSRALAVLTGLGVLTLLFFFAKAMGLYTLNWLLQHIFSSLFILIVVIFQSDIRQALGEMGTRRLFRRKQLLKDGVEEVVMACVEMARLRVGALIVVERSMRLGDMIKREGVRVDAQLSRQLLMNIFYPKAPLHDGAVVISNGRLMAAACILPLAEAKGQSFGTRHRAALGVTLETDAVTVVVSEERGEISVAMKGELMRALDAARLREVLNDVL encoded by the coding sequence CTGGACAATATACCCATTGAATGGCGCGATCTTCTGGATATAGGCGTGGTCAGCGTGCTTTTGTACCAGCTTATCCAGTTGGTGCGCGGTTCACGCGCCCTGGCGGTGCTGACCGGCCTTGGCGTGCTGACCCTTTTGTTCTTTTTTGCCAAGGCCATGGGGCTGTATACACTGAACTGGCTTTTGCAGCACATCTTCAGTTCCCTTTTCATCCTTATTGTGGTCATTTTTCAGTCCGACATCCGGCAGGCTCTGGGCGAAATGGGCACACGACGTCTGTTCCGCCGAAAGCAGCTTCTCAAGGACGGCGTGGAAGAAGTGGTCATGGCCTGCGTGGAAATGGCCCGCCTGCGTGTGGGCGCGCTTATTGTGGTTGAGCGCAGCATGCGCCTTGGCGACATGATCAAGCGCGAAGGCGTGCGCGTTGACGCGCAGCTTTCACGGCAACTGCTCATGAACATTTTTTATCCCAAAGCCCCTCTGCACGACGGCGCTGTGGTCATCAGCAACGGCAGGCTCATGGCCGCCGCCTGCATCCTTCCCCTGGCAGAGGCCAAGGGGCAGAGCTTCGGCACCCGCCACAGGGCGGCTCTCGGAGTGACGCTGGAAACGGACGCTGTCACCGTTGTGGTGTCAGAAGAGCGGGGCGAAATTTCTGTGGCCATGAAGGGCGAACTTATGCGCGCCCTGGATGCGGCCCGTTTGCGTGAGGTTCTCAATGACGTCCTCTAG